The proteins below are encoded in one region of Polynucleobacter sp. AP-Nino-20-G2:
- a CDS encoding potassium channel family protein — protein MGDNLLMLLITAFIANGLLALIVILLHYEALFQLDKNLPKVAHIAPRFKVLLGVGAIFIAHVVEIWIFALGYFATLHFPAMGNLVGELSGHGILLDCAYLSFITFTTVGYGEIVAQGYLRYLTGVEALTGLILITWSASFLFIEMQKYWTVYKSNQTKQYK, from the coding sequence ATGGGGGATAATTTATTGATGTTGCTCATTACCGCCTTTATCGCCAATGGATTGTTGGCACTCATTGTGATCTTGCTTCACTACGAGGCCTTATTTCAGCTAGATAAAAATCTACCCAAGGTTGCGCATATCGCCCCTCGCTTTAAGGTATTGCTGGGTGTTGGCGCTATTTTTATTGCTCACGTTGTTGAGATTTGGATCTTTGCCTTAGGCTATTTTGCGACATTACATTTTCCCGCGATGGGAAATCTTGTCGGGGAGTTATCTGGTCATGGGATATTGTTGGACTGCGCCTACTTATCTTTTATTACCTTTACAACTGTCGGTTATGGTGAAATTGTTGCGCAAGGATACTTGAGGTATTTGACAGGAGTAGAGGCGCTTACGGGACTCATCTTAATTACCTGGTCAGCTTCATTCTTATTTATTGAGATGCAGAAGTATTGGACTGTATATAAGTCGAATCAGACCAAGCAATACAAATGA
- a CDS encoding translational machinery protein: MLFNHSVIWIDHQEAHVIYFNPTASESEVIKTRSTHKNIHHKSGSISGAQAAPDQHYLHEVIQAVKESKEILIVGPGSAKLELMKYASKHDHLTAEKVVGIETVDHPSDRQLLAYAKKYFARVDALKGDTVITR, from the coding sequence ATGTTATTTAATCACTCAGTAATCTGGATCGACCACCAAGAGGCGCATGTCATTTATTTCAATCCCACCGCAAGTGAGAGCGAAGTCATTAAAACAAGATCGACGCATAAAAATATTCACCACAAAAGTGGCTCGATAAGTGGTGCACAAGCAGCGCCAGATCAGCATTATTTGCATGAAGTGATCCAGGCCGTTAAAGAATCTAAGGAAATTTTGATTGTTGGGCCGGGCTCAGCAAAATTAGAGCTCATGAAATATGCCTCTAAGCACGATCACCTGACCGCTGAAAAAGTGGTGGGTATCGAGACTGTTGATCATCCAAGCGATAGGCAGTTATTGGCCTATGCCAAAAAATACTTCGCCAGAGTTGATGCCTTAAAGGGTGACACCGTCATTACCCGCTAA
- a CDS encoding DUF1488 family protein — protein sequence MNIEFIGPATLLSNGDVSYPALLDGQPLQCSFSYEALQDLDVNSVEDDALKLFKNHQLKLLSIAEQKIRNGYAVNGAVHLFSHDLVLD from the coding sequence ATGAATATAGAATTTATTGGTCCTGCCACTCTCTTGAGTAATGGCGACGTTTCTTATCCCGCACTTTTGGATGGTCAGCCTTTGCAATGCAGTTTCAGCTACGAGGCTCTGCAAGATTTAGATGTCAATAGCGTTGAGGACGATGCCTTGAAATTATTTAAAAATCATCAGTTGAAATTGTTATCGATTGCAGAGCAGAAAATTCGCAATGGCTATGCCGTTAATGGCGCGGTGCATTTATTTAGCCATGATCTAGTGCTGGATTAA
- a CDS encoding cupin, producing the protein MKQDEFLKMLAEENFPEPTLVVRESSGFLDSHSHPFEVKALVIDGQIDLMIDDLKRVYLPGDVFHLDFEQMHAERYGNQGVSYLASRKSRG; encoded by the coding sequence ATGAAGCAAGATGAATTTCTAAAAATGCTTGCCGAGGAAAATTTTCCGGAACCAACTTTGGTAGTGCGTGAGTCATCTGGATTTTTGGATTCTCATTCCCATCCATTTGAAGTAAAGGCTTTAGTGATCGATGGTCAGATTGATCTGATGATTGATGATCTAAAGCGGGTGTATTTGCCTGGAGATGTATTTCATCTAGATTTCGAACAGATGCACGCCGAGCGCTATGGTAATCAGGGTGTTAGTTATCTTGCTAGCAGAAAATCCCGAGGGTAA
- a CDS encoding tripartite tricarboxylate transporter substrate binding protein: MRKYFSTINVLVLLLLTQVSIAGYCQDGGKYPNKPITFIASSAPGGTTDFTARVLAQPLGLALGQTIVVENKAGASGAIAAAAVKKADPDGYTLLVQYSGYHVITPLVSKNPLPWELKDFQAVANVISAPQIVVIRADLPFKTMNELIAYAKANPGKLNYASSGNGSLQHVTGAMLEQQAGIKMTHVPYKGTGPALADLLGGQVDLTFGTPPPFIPHIQTGKLRALATTGKKRLLSLPEVPTAAEAGLPKLDATSWFAVFAPINTPTPIVNQLTTEIAKVMAAPSFKQKAVEMGAEATYMNPKQLEEFIKGENTRWSAVVKTAKIEAD, from the coding sequence ATGCGTAAATATTTTTCTACAATCAATGTACTAGTCCTACTGCTATTGACCCAGGTGTCTATTGCTGGCTATTGTCAGGATGGCGGCAAGTACCCAAATAAACCAATCACTTTTATTGCTTCCTCTGCGCCTGGAGGTACGACGGATTTCACGGCTAGAGTGCTAGCTCAGCCCCTTGGGTTGGCGCTTGGGCAAACCATTGTTGTGGAGAATAAAGCCGGAGCATCGGGCGCGATTGCAGCCGCCGCCGTAAAGAAGGCGGACCCAGACGGGTATACCTTGCTGGTTCAATACTCTGGCTACCATGTCATCACCCCATTAGTGAGCAAGAATCCATTGCCTTGGGAATTAAAGGATTTTCAAGCTGTAGCCAACGTGATCTCGGCGCCACAAATTGTGGTGATTCGGGCGGATCTGCCATTTAAGACCATGAATGAGTTGATTGCTTATGCAAAGGCTAATCCCGGTAAATTAAATTACGCTTCATCTGGCAATGGTTCTTTGCAACACGTTACTGGCGCTATGCTGGAGCAACAAGCAGGCATCAAAATGACTCACGTGCCTTATAAGGGAACAGGGCCTGCATTGGCTGACTTGCTGGGTGGCCAAGTAGATTTGACCTTTGGTACTCCGCCGCCATTTATTCCGCATATTCAAACGGGAAAGTTACGCGCCTTGGCTACCACTGGCAAGAAGCGCTTACTCAGCTTGCCTGAAGTTCCTACTGCTGCCGAGGCAGGTCTGCCTAAGCTCGATGCCACTTCTTGGTTTGCGGTATTCGCCCCAATCAATACGCCAACGCCGATTGTTAACCAACTCACTACTGAGATTGCCAAAGTGATGGCTGCACCATCCTTTAAGCAAAAGGCAGTGGAGATGGGTGCGGAAGCTACTTATATGAATCCAAAGCAATTAGAGGAGTTCATTAAGGGTGAGAATACGCGTTGGTCTGCCGTGGTGAAAACTGCGAAGATTGAGGCTGACTAA
- a CDS encoding hydroxymethylglutaryl-CoA lyase, producing MTRIYFNDVVTRDGFQIEPNFIPTDDKVKLVDELSQCGFAKIEVTSFTSPKAIPMLRDAEEVMGRIQRVPGVEYTVLVPNLRGAERAFESRADEFNLVMSTSETHNLANLRMSREKSFAGLAEVIRYVDGRTPINVSLSTAFGCPMEGDVPQAVVEKFVKRFADLGVRGVTICDTTGMAHPAQVAKMADDLQKQFSDLQLTFHFHNTRGMGLANVLAAVQSGINRFDGSLGGLGGCPYAPGASGNISSEDAIHMLDAMGYDTGMDIPRLLDLARELPHIVGHSVPGQVAKAGATCQLHPAPSYVNELR from the coding sequence ATGACCAGAATATATTTCAATGATGTAGTGACTAGAGATGGCTTTCAGATTGAACCTAACTTCATTCCGACTGATGACAAAGTCAAATTGGTGGATGAGCTAAGTCAGTGTGGCTTTGCCAAGATTGAGGTGACTTCATTTACATCGCCCAAGGCAATCCCAATGTTGCGGGATGCAGAAGAGGTGATGGGTAGAATTCAGCGCGTTCCTGGCGTTGAGTACACGGTCTTAGTGCCCAATTTAAGAGGCGCTGAACGCGCCTTTGAATCTCGCGCTGATGAATTCAATCTCGTGATGTCTACTTCTGAGACTCACAATCTTGCTAATTTACGCATGAGTCGCGAGAAAAGTTTTGCTGGATTGGCCGAGGTGATTCGTTATGTAGATGGTAGGACGCCGATTAACGTTTCTCTATCGACTGCGTTTGGCTGCCCTATGGAGGGTGATGTTCCTCAGGCGGTAGTAGAGAAGTTTGTGAAGCGCTTTGCTGATTTAGGGGTGCGTGGAGTCACTATTTGTGACACTACGGGGATGGCCCATCCTGCTCAAGTAGCGAAGATGGCTGATGATTTACAAAAACAATTTTCCGATTTGCAGCTCACTTTCCATTTTCATAATACGAGAGGCATGGGCTTGGCGAATGTGCTGGCAGCAGTGCAATCTGGAATTAACCGCTTCGATGGTTCCTTAGGTGGTTTGGGTGGCTGCCCATACGCTCCCGGCGCAAGCGGCAATATCTCAAGTGAAGACGCCATTCATATGCTCGATGCCATGGGATACGATACTGGAATGGATATTCCAAGGTTATTGGATTTGGCTCGTGAATTACCCCACATTGTTGGGCACTCAGTTCCTGGTCAGGTTGCAAAGGCTGGAGCTACATGTCAGTTGCATCCAGCCCCATCCTACGTCAATGAATTGCGTTAA
- a CDS encoding CaiB/BaiF CoA-transferase family protein: MEPLANLKVIEMGQLIAGPFAAKTLADFGADVIKIEPPKVGDALRKWRLLKDGTSVWWQVQSRNKRSLSLDLRQAEAQDIVRTLISEADVLIENFRPGTLEGWDLDPVKLLELNPKLIVLRISGYGQTGPYRDKPGFGVVAEAMGGLRHLTAEPGRVPVRVGISIGDTLASLHGVIGILLALQERHQSGKGQVIDIALYEAVFNCMESLLPEYSAFGEVRQAAGSALPGIAPTNAYLCADGGYVLIAGNGDSIFRRLMGMIGRDDLANDAELENNDGRVRRVAELDQAIGEWTKTVNTDQALKMLDSVAVPAGKIYTVADIANDPHYKARENIQTIRMHDGSTLDVPGVIPKLSRTPGSIKTLAPDIGENTDEILRDIGLTEAQVISLKERGVAFTK; the protein is encoded by the coding sequence ATGGAGCCATTAGCAAATCTCAAAGTCATAGAAATGGGGCAATTGATTGCTGGACCATTTGCCGCCAAAACCTTGGCAGATTTTGGTGCGGATGTCATCAAAATTGAGCCGCCGAAAGTTGGCGATGCGTTACGAAAATGGCGTTTGTTAAAAGATGGCACTTCAGTATGGTGGCAGGTGCAGTCGCGTAATAAGCGCTCTCTTTCTTTAGACCTCAGGCAGGCCGAAGCTCAAGACATTGTTCGTACTTTAATTTCAGAAGCAGATGTATTGATCGAAAATTTCCGTCCCGGCACTTTGGAGGGGTGGGACCTTGACCCTGTGAAGTTGCTCGAGCTGAATCCCAAACTCATTGTTCTCAGAATTAGCGGCTATGGCCAGACCGGTCCCTATCGAGATAAACCAGGCTTTGGTGTAGTGGCTGAAGCGATGGGTGGTTTACGACATCTCACAGCCGAGCCAGGCAGGGTGCCTGTGCGTGTGGGTATTAGCATTGGCGACACCCTTGCTTCCTTGCACGGCGTGATTGGAATTTTATTGGCCTTGCAAGAACGACATCAGAGTGGCAAGGGGCAGGTGATTGATATCGCCCTTTATGAGGCCGTATTCAATTGCATGGAAAGTTTACTGCCTGAGTACAGCGCGTTTGGTGAAGTGCGTCAAGCTGCTGGCAGTGCTTTACCTGGTATTGCTCCAACGAATGCCTATCTTTGTGCAGATGGAGGCTATGTATTGATTGCTGGTAATGGCGATAGCATCTTTAGGCGCTTGATGGGGATGATTGGTCGTGATGATTTGGCAAACGATGCAGAGTTGGAAAACAACGATGGCAGAGTGAGACGTGTCGCTGAGTTAGATCAGGCAATCGGCGAGTGGACTAAAACAGTGAATACCGATCAGGCCTTGAAGATGCTCGATTCAGTGGCGGTGCCTGCTGGAAAAATATACACCGTTGCTGATATTGCGAATGACCCACACTACAAGGCGCGTGAGAATATTCAAACCATTCGCATGCATGATGGCAGCACTTTAGATGTTCCAGGTGTGATTCCAAAACTTTCTCGTACCCCTGGATCAATCAAGACATTGGCGCCTGATATTGGTGAGAACACCGATGAGATCTTGCGAGATATTGGTTTAACTGAGGCGCAGGTGATATCTTTAAAAGAGCGTGGCGTTGCTTTTACTAAATAA
- a CDS encoding LysR family transcriptional regulator, translating to MNSSINPARVDFVTLKLFCAVAQSGSITKGANECNLALSAASRRISELEETVGITLLDRSARGVTLTQAGHAVMQHALRLFQGFEQFSNELGEYSKGVKGHVRLWANMSALTEFLPAALAQFLKEHPEIQVEVEEQISGDIVRALLDGIADIGVFAEGSPTTGLDTKMIGSDELVIACSKSHPLSKKKKVSFEECLNYDFVGLNRGSSLLELTSRSAEKLGMQMRLRIQVRSYDAMCQMISVNLGIGVLPIQACIAQIQAMDLAVVHLKDSWAKRNLLLAIKEGANLSPSATLLREHLSK from the coding sequence ATGAATTCCTCAATTAACCCCGCTAGAGTCGACTTTGTCACCCTCAAGCTCTTTTGTGCCGTTGCCCAAAGTGGAAGCATTACCAAGGGCGCAAATGAATGCAATCTAGCTCTATCGGCCGCCAGCAGAAGAATCTCCGAGCTAGAGGAGACGGTTGGCATCACTCTACTAGATCGATCAGCCAGGGGCGTTACCCTCACACAAGCCGGCCATGCGGTGATGCAACACGCATTGAGACTCTTTCAGGGATTTGAGCAATTTAGCAATGAGCTCGGTGAATACTCCAAGGGAGTTAAGGGTCACGTCCGACTTTGGGCAAATATGTCCGCTTTAACTGAATTTCTGCCAGCCGCTTTGGCGCAGTTTCTTAAAGAGCACCCCGAGATCCAAGTGGAAGTCGAAGAGCAGATTAGTGGCGACATCGTGCGCGCATTACTAGATGGCATTGCTGACATTGGCGTATTTGCTGAAGGCTCTCCAACCACAGGCTTAGATACCAAGATGATTGGGAGTGATGAGCTTGTAATCGCCTGCAGCAAATCACACCCCTTGAGCAAAAAGAAAAAGGTTTCTTTTGAAGAGTGCCTTAACTACGATTTCGTTGGTCTTAATCGCGGTAGCTCGCTACTAGAACTCACTTCCAGAAGCGCCGAGAAGCTAGGTATGCAAATGAGGCTGCGTATACAGGTGCGCAGTTATGACGCCATGTGCCAGATGATTTCAGTTAATCTAGGAATTGGCGTGCTACCTATCCAAGCTTGCATTGCTCAAATCCAAGCAATGGACCTTGCGGTGGTTCATCTCAAAGACTCCTGGGCCAAGCGCAACCTGCTACTGGCAATCAAAGAAGGCGCAAATCTATCGCCCTCAGCCACCCTACTTAGGGAGCACCTATCAAAATAA